In Paraflavitalea devenefica, the following are encoded in one genomic region:
- a CDS encoding helix-turn-helix domain-containing protein, with the protein MNTSAFEQRLDRMETEIRQLKMMLSELLEITKAAFQSHAHENIMSAKEVADFLGLDINIVYAKCSKGEIPCFKMGKLYKFRKSEILEWVKKQDSTSAFSVDDYVDRYLQKNILKG; encoded by the coding sequence ATGAATACAAGTGCGTTTGAACAGCGACTCGATCGGATGGAAACTGAAATCCGGCAATTAAAAATGATGCTTAGTGAGTTATTAGAGATTACAAAGGCAGCTTTCCAATCTCATGCCCATGAAAATATCATGTCAGCGAAAGAGGTCGCCGATTTTCTGGGGTTGGATATTAATATCGTTTATGCCAAGTGCTCCAAAGGTGAAATTCCTTGCTTCAAGATGGGTAAGTTGTATAAGTTCAGAAAATCGGAGATCCTGGAATGGGTGAAAAAACAGGATAGTACTTCTGCTTTTTCCGTCGATGATTACGTCGATAGGTATTTGCAGAAGAATATTTTGAAAGGATAA
- a CDS encoding helix-turn-helix domain-containing protein, producing MTQQMQFIGFSIEQAKSFIQDIVRSCLEENIPPVKNIAEMPLTIKQACKIIGVSAPTLRKYVDMGVIRRHDLGPRKKVFYPSELEDDIKRIRK from the coding sequence ATGACACAGCAGATGCAGTTTATTGGATTCAGTATAGAACAAGCCAAATCGTTTATACAGGATATAGTAAGATCCTGCCTGGAAGAAAATATACCTCCCGTAAAGAATATAGCAGAGATGCCCCTTACCATCAAGCAAGCCTGTAAAATCATTGGAGTTTCTGCCCCAACACTCCGAAAATATGTTGACATGGGGGTAATTCGTCGGCATGACCTTGGCCCACGAAAAAAAGTATTTTATCCTTCCGAGTTGGAAGATGATATTAAGAGGATCAGGAAGTGA
- a CDS encoding Fic family protein, whose translation MSEMKIHTLIFSPNNWMQLAQELSQLDRFDAQWQAIERREQKTLKELKSIATVRSVGASTRIEGSRLSDKEVEVLIENLDINKLTERDEQEVAGYYETLNLIGESYRDIPVAETSIRQLHNTLMKYSSKDNYHKGAYKINTNRVERTEADGRKTTIFETTSPGWATQEAMTQLINWYNNDSTTHSLIKVALFIYEFLSIHPFQDGNGRLSRLLATLLLMKSGYVWIEYVSFEHEIEHRKKEYYKKLMEAQRNRPGEDVTEWAYFFLDCLKNIQGQLLQKVKEKEQRESIGVREQHIYAMVENNPGISSGEISKKLSIPNSTVKRILADLVSARNLIVHGAGRGTSYSIATTDLVQRDVAMILTNEEPVKEFTLSQLGAFFRIKKIVLTPKFEWKHPDEWVRKLSQNGLYITVNVATSKGIVVQQRYSIFGYNDPTYYQPVLLVTPNIILPDLLGSNGVLKVDYPVRCRIELSGSIDNFDFDVMLVTDQG comes from the coding sequence ATGTCTGAAATGAAAATTCATACGTTAATTTTTAGTCCTAATAACTGGATGCAACTGGCTCAGGAACTTAGTCAATTGGATCGCTTTGATGCTCAATGGCAAGCAATAGAGCGGCGGGAGCAAAAAACGTTAAAAGAATTAAAGTCAATCGCCACCGTAAGAAGTGTTGGTGCTTCTACCCGTATAGAAGGATCACGCCTGTCTGACAAGGAAGTCGAAGTGCTGATTGAAAATCTGGATATCAATAAATTGACCGAAAGGGATGAGCAGGAAGTGGCAGGATATTACGAAACCCTGAACCTCATAGGGGAATCATACCGCGATATTCCAGTTGCAGAGACCAGTATCAGGCAACTGCATAATACCCTAATGAAGTATAGTTCAAAGGATAATTATCATAAAGGGGCTTATAAGATCAACACCAATCGGGTAGAACGAACCGAAGCAGATGGGCGTAAAACAACTATTTTCGAAACAACTTCTCCCGGTTGGGCTACTCAAGAGGCAATGACGCAACTTATCAACTGGTACAACAATGATTCAACCACGCACTCATTAATCAAGGTAGCTCTTTTCATTTATGAGTTCTTGAGTATACATCCTTTCCAGGATGGTAATGGCCGACTTAGTCGGCTGCTGGCGACATTACTGCTAATGAAGAGCGGGTATGTATGGATAGAGTATGTGAGTTTTGAGCATGAGATTGAGCACCGAAAAAAAGAATATTATAAAAAATTAATGGAGGCACAGCGCAACAGGCCTGGTGAAGATGTAACAGAATGGGCTTACTTTTTCCTTGATTGTTTAAAAAATATTCAGGGTCAGTTATTGCAAAAAGTAAAAGAAAAAGAACAGCGTGAGAGTATTGGTGTACGTGAGCAGCACATTTATGCAATGGTCGAAAACAATCCCGGCATTAGCAGTGGGGAGATATCGAAAAAACTAAGTATACCTAATTCAACGGTGAAACGTATTCTGGCAGATCTTGTATCTGCTAGAAATCTCATTGTACACGGAGCAGGTAGGGGAACTAGCTACAGCATTGCAACAACGGATTTGGTACAACGAGACGTTGCAATGATATTGACTAACGAAGAGCCGGTTAAGGAATTCACTTTATCGCAATTGGGAGCGTTTTTCAGAATTAAGAAAATTGTATTGACGCCCAAATTCGAATGGAAACATCCTGATGAATGGGTCCGGAAACTTTCGCAAAATGGCCTTTACATTACAGTTAATGTAGCAACAAGTAAAGGAATAGTAGTTCAGCAGAGGTATTCAATATTTGGATATAATGATCCAACTTACTATCAACCGGTTTTACTTGTAACACCAAATATAATCTTACCTGATCTGCTTGGAAGTAATGGCGTATTAAAAGTCGATTATCCGGTTAGATGCCGTATTGAGTTATCAGGTAGTATTGATAATTTTGATTTCGATGTGATGCTGGTCACAGATCAAGGTTAA
- a CDS encoding relaxase/mobilization nuclease domain-containing protein produces MISKNFPGHSFYHAARYMCNKPEAGVLATEGVRGHDYRLMAEDFNRQHSLRPSKKQACFHSVLSFYPGEDPGDATITEIARKYLEGLGISNTQYAIVKHADKKHLHVHILANMVNNDGKVISDSWIGFKGKKLAQQLTQEYKLIQVERKNLSLTNLEALTESQANRYTIYMTMMEILPGCLSLEELESRLLERGIITQYKYKGQTQEKQGISFKIGSDCFKGSKIDRKFSLAGLQKIIAYNLRHQIKPSISASKPVNSQGSTSNQLLEKLGATADWLESIFRESQQLGSLGVAAIDALLKDEPAHEQGINPALLEEARRKKKRKKPKL; encoded by the coding sequence ATGATCAGCAAAAATTTCCCAGGCCATTCTTTCTATCATGCTGCCCGGTATATGTGCAATAAACCGGAAGCAGGGGTACTGGCCACCGAAGGAGTAAGGGGACATGATTATAGGCTTATGGCCGAAGATTTCAACCGGCAACACTCCCTGCGTCCTTCCAAAAAGCAGGCATGTTTTCACAGTGTGCTCAGTTTTTATCCCGGTGAAGATCCCGGCGATGCCACCATCACCGAAATTGCCCGGAAGTACCTGGAAGGATTGGGCATCAGCAATACCCAATATGCCATCGTCAAACACGCAGACAAAAAACACCTCCATGTCCATATTCTGGCCAATATGGTGAATAACGACGGAAAGGTAATTTCCGATAGCTGGATAGGCTTTAAAGGTAAAAAGCTGGCCCAGCAACTCACCCAGGAGTATAAACTCATACAGGTAGAACGAAAAAATTTAAGCCTCACGAACCTGGAAGCCCTCACTGAATCACAAGCCAATCGCTATACCATTTACATGACCATGATGGAGATCCTGCCCGGTTGTCTGAGCCTGGAAGAATTGGAAAGCCGGTTATTAGAGCGGGGCATTATCACCCAGTATAAATACAAAGGTCAAACCCAGGAGAAGCAGGGCATCAGTTTTAAGATCGGCAGCGATTGCTTCAAGGGCAGTAAAATAGACCGAAAGTTTTCATTAGCCGGCTTACAAAAGATAATTGCCTATAACCTACGGCATCAGATAAAACCATCTATCAGCGCAAGCAAGCCTGTAAATAGTCAGGGATCCACCAGTAACCAATTACTGGAGAAGTTGGGCGCCACAGCCGATTGGCTGGAATCTATTTTCCGGGAGTCGCAGCAATTGGGTAGCCTGGGAGTCGCTGCAATTGATGCTTTATTAAAGGACGAGCCCGCTCATGAACAAGGTATTAATCCCGCCTTACTTGAAGAAGCGCGCCGTAAAAAGAAAAGAAAGAAACCTAAGCTGTAA
- a CDS encoding toprim domain-containing protein, producing the protein MASLPFSVKEAKQLDLVAFLSHLGHHPQRIKGQDYWYLSPLRQERTASFKVNRKLNVWFDFGSGQGGNLVDFGVLYFNCPVKTLLQKLSDMGLPGGLRVYQPARVGNPLIVPSPEAGEKKETPSSRIAILDTGPLRSPALLHYLQDRAIPVDLAKVYCQEVRYSLYGKTFYAIGFPNNEGGYELRNLHFKGSSSPKTVRFINNQALDIAVFEGFFSFLSFVAVRQNTPPSATNYLVLNSLSFFQKSRPVLEQYQQINLYLDRDKAGQDCTEQALAISNQYKDGSRLYVGYKDCNQFLIARQAKVLKQTEDVGKARSIYKQFKMGPDNPPGDKKRRLG; encoded by the coding sequence ATGGCATCCCTTCCGTTTTCTGTAAAGGAGGCAAAACAGCTCGACCTGGTTGCCTTTCTGTCTCATCTTGGCCATCATCCGCAAAGGATAAAAGGACAGGATTATTGGTATTTGTCACCTCTACGACAGGAAAGAACCGCCTCCTTTAAGGTCAACCGGAAGTTAAATGTGTGGTTTGATTTTGGTTCTGGACAGGGCGGTAACCTGGTGGATTTTGGCGTTTTGTATTTCAATTGCCCGGTAAAAACGCTGCTGCAAAAACTGTCGGACATGGGGTTGCCCGGGGGATTAAGGGTTTATCAGCCTGCCCGGGTGGGTAACCCGCTCATTGTTCCCAGTCCCGAGGCGGGTGAAAAGAAAGAGACCCCTTCTTCCCGGATTGCCATTCTGGACACCGGCCCGCTGCGTTCACCTGCACTGCTACATTACTTACAAGACCGGGCTATCCCGGTTGATCTGGCAAAAGTTTATTGTCAGGAAGTACGGTACAGTCTGTATGGCAAAACCTTTTATGCCATTGGGTTTCCCAATAATGAAGGCGGTTATGAATTACGGAACCTGCATTTTAAAGGTAGCAGCTCTCCCAAAACTGTTAGGTTTATTAACAACCAGGCGCTAGACATAGCTGTCTTTGAAGGATTTTTCAGTTTCCTTTCTTTCGTTGCGGTCCGGCAGAATACCCCACCATCAGCCACCAACTACCTGGTACTAAACTCCCTTTCCTTCTTTCAAAAGAGCAGGCCTGTATTAGAACAGTACCAGCAAATCAATCTGTACCTGGACCGGGATAAAGCGGGTCAGGATTGTACAGAGCAGGCACTTGCTATCAGTAATCAATACAAAGATGGAAGTAGGTTATACGTCGGTTACAAAGACTGTAACCAGTTCCTGATTGCCCGGCAAGCAAAAGTTTTAAAACAAACGGAAGATGTGGGAAAGGCCCGAAGCATTTACAAACAATTTAAGATGGGGCCTGATAATCCTCCTGGTGACAAGAAGCGCAGACTGGGGTAA
- a CDS encoding plasmid mobilization protein, translated as METVKPPKNKGGRPVKPVKKEKIITIRLEKTEHFIVTQKAKKAGLTWSRYVREMVVRGEVKARLTEEERSLARQLVGMSTNLNQLAKGFHEAGHVKTVLHFEHYRNQIDGILKMLRP; from the coding sequence ATGGAAACAGTAAAACCACCAAAAAATAAAGGAGGAAGGCCGGTTAAGCCGGTCAAAAAAGAAAAGATTATCACTATCCGGCTGGAGAAAACCGAGCACTTTATTGTCACCCAAAAGGCCAAAAAGGCTGGGTTAACTTGGTCGCGGTATGTCCGGGAGATGGTAGTGAGAGGGGAAGTAAAAGCCCGACTGACTGAAGAAGAAAGAAGCCTGGCCCGGCAACTGGTGGGTATGTCCACCAACTTAAACCAGTTAGCCAAAGGGTTTCATGAGGCGGGTCATGTCAAAACCGTCCTGCATTTTGAGCACTACCGTAACCAGATTGATGGCATTTTAAAAATGCTCAGGCCATGA